The genomic DNA CGCCTCGCTCTCACCGTCCTCGAGCACCACTTCCTCGCTGCGCGCCGCGACCGGAGTGCCGTTTCGGATCAAGATGGCCGGGATCAGCGCGGCGGCGGTGATTGTCACGCTCGCGGTCGTTCTCATTCCGGTCTACGTGCTCAGCAAAGACTTGCTGACACAGGTTCTCGGCGAGCAGGTGAGCGCAGTCACGCGCAGTACCAGCGTTGCCTTGTCGGGCGACTCACTCGACCGGATCGCCGAGCACGGCGGTCAGAACACCAACGCGTATCGCCTCACCCGCACGATGCTCCAACGCATGTGGCTCGCGAACGGCGGGAGCCTCACCGACCTCGTGAACGGCGTCGCAATCGTCCGCGTCGACACCGCGCGCCGCTTCCGCTATCTCGTGCACTCCACGTGGCAGCCGGGCCAGGCGCAGTTCATCGCGACTTGGCAACCACCTTCCGGCCTGCTCGACAGCTTGCGCGCGGGCCGCGGCGGTGTGACCGAGATCTACGACGCCGGCGGCACCAAGGTACTGACCGCGGCCGCGCCGGTGCGTCGAGCCGACGGCACGTTGGCCGGCTTCGTCATCACGACACTCGGCGCCTCGGCGCTCTTCTTCAACGTGTCGCGACAGCTCCAGAGCTACATCGCTTTTCCACTTGTCGCATTCGCCATCGCCGTCATCTTCGCGTACTGGGGCGCCGCACGCCTAACGGGTGGCATCATCGCCATCGCCGAGCATGCGGACGCCGTCGCGTCGGGCACTCTTCGGCACGATCTCGAGTTCTCGTCAGGCGACGAGGTCGGCGCGCTCGCCGACTCCTTCCGTCGCATGAGCACCAGCCTGCGCGCGCTGCTGCTGGAGATCGAGACCGGCGCCTCCGAGGTCGCCGCGACCGCGGAGCAGCTCGCCGCCGGCGCACAGCAGATGACGGCATCGACCGACCAGGTTGCCGGTGCCGCGCACTCCATTGCCCAATCGGCGACGGTGCAGACGAAGGGAATCAACACCGCCGTCGATGCGTCGACACGCGTCGCCGATCGCGCGTTCGCGGTCGCCGGTCACGCGCGCAGCGCGCAGTCCGCCGCGGATGTCGTCGCCCGCTCGGCCCGGCGCGGCGTCTCTGCGGCCGAGCAGGCGCTCGAGAGCATGAGTGCGATTGCTCGCGTGACAAAGGACGCCGTCCCCGCCGTCAACGAGCTCGGTGAGAAATCGCAGCGCATCGGTAAGATCACGGACGCGATTGGCGCCATCGCGCGTCAGACGAACCTGCTCGCACTCAATGCAGCCATCGAAGCGTCGCGCGCGGGCGAACACGGCAAAGGGTTCGCCGTCGTCGCCGACGAAGTGCGCAAGCTCGCCGGGGAGAGCGCACGCGCTCTGGACACGATTCGCAAACTCGCAACCGAGATCAGAAACGCCGCCATCCGCACCGAGGAGCACATCGGTCAGGTGAGTGACCGCGTCGCCGAGGGCGAATCGGTCATCCGCGCGTCATCGGTGGCCCTCGGGCAGATCTCACGTGAGATCGAAGCCAGCCGGAGCGCGGTCGATCTCATCGTTGCTTCGGCCGACGCGCAGCGCGAAGAGGCTGCCGCATTGGCAAAGGAGATCGAGAGCATCGCCGTGGTCGCCGAGCAGAATGCCGCCACGTCGCAGGAGGTGAGCGCCGTCGTCCAACAACAGACGGCGTCGATGACGGCCGTGGCCTCGTCGAGCCAGCACCTCGCCGCGATCGCCGAGCGCCTCAAGGGCTCGATGACCCAATTCAATCTCTGATTGGGAATTCCGTGAGTCGTTATGCAGTCCGCGTCGGCGTCCTGGTGTTCGCCGCACTTTCTGCCGGTTGCGACGACGCGTCGAACCTCGCCGATCATATCGCTGGCCACCGTGCGTCTCCGTTCGCGCTCTTCGGTCGCGACGACATGCGCGCGGGATTGCGTTTTGACGTGCTCCGCCACGCCGCCAAGAAGGAGTCCACGAAGCAGTACGAATGCGTTGGGCTCTGGGCGAGAGCGCAGCGCTGTTCCGTGCCGATCGAATCCGGCATGCTCTCGGCGGTCGTGGACAGCACCGGACACGTCATCCGGCTCCTGGCGTTCACGGACCCGATTCTTCGTAACGGACTCAATGTGCACGGTCAGCTGATCTATCGAGATGTCGTGCGCGACACACGCGCCGCGTGGGATTCAGTAGGCTCGTCGCACGTCGACGACAGCGATCCTGCGGCGCCGCAGATGCGCTGGCTCGATCGAAGCAGCCGATGGGGTAGCTCATTGTGGTACTCGCGCGCGCATCGGGCAGACGTGCCCCGCTCGTCAGGCCTCACGCTCACGACGGAGATGGCGATGACGCTGCCCGAGAGCATCGGCGTCACCGACCTGCCGGCCTATGCGGTGTTCGTCCAGCGCCAGCCGACGCCGCCTGGGGTGCCAGAAGCGACAGCGACCGCGCGCAGAGACAGCACGCCCCTACGACCGCCGATTCCCGACGAGATCCTAACGATGCTGCGTTCGGATCTTCGTGCCGTGGCGATCGCCGAGGAGGAAGCTGTCCATCAGACGGGGCGCTACGTAACGCGTCTCGACAGCTTGCACATCACGCGCACCGCCGGCGTCACGCTCGAGTTGCTGCGCTCGACGCCCGATGGCTGGAGCGCCGTTGCCAGCCACCCCGGTCTCCCGGGACTGACCTGCGTCCTGTTCGCCGGCAATGTCGACAACCCGCCGTCGACGCAGAAGGAACGTCGTCGCGCCCCCACCGGCGAAATCGCATGCGACAGACCGTGATTTAGAGAGGGAGTTCGAGCGGCGTCGTCGACAGTTCGCGTCCGTCGCATCAGACAAGAGCGATTTTCGCTCCACCTGTAACCGCGGCGAACTGTCCGGTATTCCGCGGCAACAGAACGAGATCACCGCTGCGCACCGCCTGTTCGACCGCCGTAACGACTTGCTCGTCGAACTGTGTGCCCGCGTTGTGTCGCAGCTCCGCCAGCGCTTCCTCCAGCGACAACTCGTTCCCGCGATAGGGTCGACCGCTCGTCATCGCATCGATCGCGTCCGCGACGGCAACGATGCGCGCCTCGAGAGGAATCGCGTCGCCCGAGAGCCCATCGGGCACGCCCCGACCATCCATTCGCTCGTGATGCGAGCGAACGATGTTGAGCGCAATCGGCGCGTCGCCTAACAGCGGGGCGAGAATTCGCCAGCCGACGAGCGGGTGAATCATGATGTGCTCGTACTCCTTGTCGGTGAGCTTCTCGGTCTTGTTCAACACCGCTTCGCGCACGCCGATCTTCCCGATGTCGTGCACGTGACCGCCGAGCTCGATCTGCCGCACCACTTCGTCGTCGAGCTGGAGCGTTCGCGCGAGGATCGATGAGTATTGACTAACGCGGACCGAATGACCGCGCGTGTACGGATCTTTGAGCTCGAGCGCCTCCGCCAACGCCTGTACGCCCGCGAGGAACATCTGCTCGAGGCGGCTCGCCTGCGCTTCGACGCGAACCCTCAGCCGTTCCTGGAAATGACGATTTTCGAGAATTAATCGCCGTCGATCCATGGCTTGCGAGACGCGCGCGCGTACTTCCTCGAGATGAAAAGGCTTTGTCAGGTAGTCCATCGCGCCTCCCGACAAGCAGTTGACGGCTGCTTGCACGTCGGGGACCGCGGTGATCATCACGATCGCAACGTCTGCATGAAGGTTGCGCACGTGGCGCAGAAGCTCCATGCCATCCATCCCCGGCATGCGCAGATCCGTGAGCATGAGCGAGAATGGGTAGCGACGCAGTTGCTCGAGTGCTTCATGTCCGTTCGCCGCCTCAACGCACCGAAAGCCGTCTCTGCGCATGATGTGCATCAAAACCTGACGCAACCGCTCTTCGTCATCGACGATGAGACAGTACGGCGCATTGATGACGGCCGCGGCGGCGGCGCTCATGGCTCGTCCGTTGCCGTCGCCGGGACTATCTTCAGAGCGACATTCAGCAAACGAGCTTGCCCATGACTCGCGTCTTCGACGAGGATCTCTCCCCCGGTTTCGGCACGCGCGCCATTCACGCTGGCCAGCGTCCGGAGCCGCTCGCGGGCGCGATCATGACGCCCGTCTACCTCACGTCGACGTACGTGCAGGACGCGTTGGGCGAGCATAAAGGCTATGAGTACGCCCGCGGGAAGAACCCGACGCGGGAGGCATTCGAGCGCAACGTCGCTTCTCTCGAGGGCGGCCGGCACGGCTTCGCATTCGCCAGCGGCATGGGCTGTCTCGATTCGATCATGAAGCTGTTCCGTTCCGGCGACCACATCATCTGCGCTGAGAACGTATATGGCGGGACGTTCCGTCTTTTTGATCGCGTACTTCAGCACTTTGGGCTTGCCTTCAGCTACGTGGACACCCGCGATGCTCAGCGCGTCGCCGATGCGGTACGACCGAACACGCGAGCGATTCTCGTCGAGACTCCGACGAATCCGCTCATGCGCATTACAGATCTGACCGCCGTTGGTACGATCGCGCTGAAGGCTGGTGCACTACTCATCGTCGACAACACGTTTTCCTCGCCCTATTTCCAGCGCCCGTTCCAGTTCGGCGCTGACATCGTGTACCACTCGACGACCAAGTATTTGAATGGGCACAGCGACATGATCGGCGGAATCGCGATCGTCACCGACGATGAGCTCGCTGCCAAGTTCGAGTTCATTCAAAACGCGGCCGGCGCTGTTGCGGGTCCGTTCGACGCCTGGCTCGCACTTCGCGGCACGAAGACGCTGCATCTTCGCATGCGGCAGCACGATGCCAATGGCCGGCGGATCGCGGACTGGCTCGTTGAGCAGATCGGCCCGGACAAGGTCTATTACGCCGGACTACCAAGCCATCCACAGCATGAGCTCGCGAAGCGACAGATGACGGGCTTTGGCGGGATGATCAGCATCGAGCTCGGCACGCGCGAGCGAGCGGCACACCTCCTCGGTCACGTGAAAGTGTTCTCTCTTGCGGAGTCGCTCGGCGGTGTCGAATCTCTGATCAGTCACCCCGCGTCGATGACCCACGCGTCGGTACCACCAGAGATGCGTGCGAAACTCGGTATCACCGATGGTCTCGTTCGTCTTTCTTGCGGTGTCGAAGATGTCGAAGATCTGCTGGCGGATCTGCAACACGGCTTCGAGGCTATCCCTAGAGCGAAGGGCGGTTCGAGCCGCGAGCAGGTCGCTGCCGATTGATTATGCGTAACTCTGGCTGTTCTGGGGCCGTAGGGGCTCTGTCTGGCACCTGGCACCCTATCATCGAGCCCTGGCTCCTAGGCCCAAGCCCTTAGCCCCTTTTCACATGCCTCGCGTCAACCTCACGCAAATCTCCTCGCGCGCCTGGGAGCATCCGGCCGACCGCGCCGCGCTCAACACCCTCCGGGCCATCCCCGGCTTCGACGAAGTCGTGCGCAAGGTCGCTGGCTTCTTCGGTGAACGCGGCATCCGACAACTCTTTCTCGCGAATGCCGTGCGAGTGAGCCCGCGGCAGCGACCGCGTCTGAATCAGATCTACACCGAGGTGCTCGAGACCCTCGATTGGCCGACGCGGCCACAACTCTATGTCACGCAGACGCCCTTCGTGAATGCCGGCGCCGTCGGCTTCGATGACCCGTTCATCATCATGAATTCGGGGACTATCGACACGCTCAATGAAGAAGAGCAGCGTTTCATACTCGCTCACGAGCTCGGGCACATCATGAGCGGCCATGTCACATACGTGACGATCGCGATCATCCTCCTCAATTTCGGCGTGCGCAACTTGCCGTTCCTCGCGGGCATGGCGCTGCTGCCGATCGAGCTCGCGCTCTTCGAGTGGTACCGCAAGAGTGAGCTGTCCTGCGACCGCGCGGGTTTGCTTGGGGTGCAGGACCTCAACATCGCGATGGGCACGTTTATGAGGCTCGCCGGTGGCAAACCAGGCAACGATGAGGTGAGCCTCGAGGAGTTCATGACGCAAGCGGAAGAATACGAGACTGGCGGGGGCGCATGGGACACGGTGCTAAAGTTGCTCAACACCGCCTTCCGTTCGCATCCGTTCAACACGGTGCGGGCGTCCGAGCTGCTCAGGTGGCAACGCAGCGGGCAGTACGACAAGATCATCGCCGGCGATTATCTGCGCCGTGGCGACGAAGGGAGCCAGCCGCTGAGCGAAGATTACGTCGACGCCGCGGGCTACTACGGCGCCAAGACGCGCGAGACCTTCCAGCAATTCGGTGACGCATTCAGTCGCGCCCGCGACGCATTCAACAACGCCTGGAAGTCGAATAAGTGAAAGTTCTGATTGTCGGGGGCGGCGGTCGCGAGCATGCTCTGGCGTGGGCCTTCAAGAGAGACAACCCAGCACTTACGCTCTACGCCGCCCCCGGCAATCCAGGCATCGCCAAACTGGCGACATGCCTCCCCATCCCCACGAGCGAGTTCGACGATCTCGTTAGGTTCGCGCGACAGGAAAACGTCACGCTCACCGTCGTCGGACCGGAAGCGCCACTGGCTGGCGGTATCGTCGACCGATTCCGCGCGGAAGGGCTGTCGATTTTCGGTCCGACTCGTCAGGCGGCGCAGATCGAGACCTCGAAGGCGTTCAGCAAGCAGCTGATGCTCGATGCGGGCGTCCCCACGGCACGCGCACTCACGTGTACCGATGTTGCTCGCGCGCGCGGTGCGGCGCGCGAGTTGGGCGCGCCCGTTGTGATCAAGGCCTCAGGACTGGCCGCTGGGAAAGGCGTTATCGTCTGCGAAACAATCGAGGAAGCTGACCGCGCCATCGACGAGATGCTGGTGCAACGCACATTCGGCATCGCGGGGAGCGAGCTCCTCGTCGAGGAATTCATGCAGGGCGAGGAGATCTCCGTCTTCGCGATCACGAATGGCGAGTGGCTCGTGCCCATGGTCCCGGCGCAGGACCACAAGCGTCTGCTCGCTGGCGATCATGGCCCCAACACCGGCGGTATGGGTGCGTACGCGCCCGTGACAGCCCTCCGCGGCGAAGCTCAGCGCGAAATCGTCGACACGATCCTACGTCCGACGCTCGACGCGTTGCGGTCGCGCGGAGTGCGATTCACTGGATTGCTGTACGGCGGCTTGATGCTCACGCCCGATGGCCCGAAGGTCGTCGAGTTCAACTGTAGATTTGGTGATCCCGAGACACAGGCCATTCTGCCGGTGACTTCCTCGGAAGGATCACTCGTCGAGATCATGCTCGCCGCAGCGACGGATAGCGAGGCGCCTGACGAGGATCTGCTGAGCTTCGCTAACGGCCATGCCGTCACCACCGTCATCGCAAGCGCCGGCTACCCTGACCAACCGCGTATCGGCGATGCGATCTCGATGCCACGAGCTCCTGAAGGCGCGATCGTCTTCCACGCGGGCACAAAACAGGGATCAGACGGCGCGCTTGTGACCAACGGCGGCCGAGTCCTCGCCGTCACGGGACACGCGACCACGTTCGAAGAGGCACAGCGAATCAGTCGCGAGTATGCCTCACGAGTAGAGTTCGAAGGCATGCAATTCCGGGACGACATTGGGTGGCGCGAGCTCGCGCGTTTGACGGCGGCGGGCCATGCCGGAGCTACCTGAGACCGAAACGATCGCGCGCGATCTCGATCGTGACGTGAGCGGCGCCCGGATCACCGGTGTCGTCGTCAAGAAAGCGGATGTGCTCCGTGAAGTCTCGGCGCGGGAACTGGCCAAGCGTCTCACTGGCACAAGTATCACGCGTGGCTGGCGTCGCGCGAAGCTCGTCGTGCTCGACCTCTCCTCGGGTGATCACCTCGTCGTGCAGCCGCGGTTCACCGGCGCCCTGCTGATCGACGCGGGCAATCTTCCAGATCGCGAGAAGAAATATTCCACCGTCGAGTTCGAGCTCCACGACGGCCGCTCTCTTCACTACCGCGACATCCGTAGGCTCGGCACCGTCGCACTCATGCGCCACGCTCGATTCGAGCGCTACTCGTCCGCGCTCGGCATCGAACCACTTGACCCGGCGTTCACGGCCGAGCATCTATCGGTCCTTCTTCGGGGATCTCGACAGGCCGTAAAGAAGGTCCTGATGGATCAGCGCGAGGTGGTGGGCATCGGAAACATCTACGCGAACGAAGCATTGTGGCGTGCGGGAATCGATCCATCGCGCGCCGCGAACCGCCTCATCCCCGAGGAGGCCGCTCGTCTCCACTCCGGCATCGTGGACGTCCTCACCGAGTCGATCGCGGCGCGCGGCACCAGTTTCCGTGACTACCGTGACGCGAGCGGCGAGCGCGGTGGGTTCGTCGAGCGCCTCGCCGTGTACGGCCGCGCCGGTGAGCCGTGTCCTCGCTGCGCTGCCCGGCTGGTCGGCACGCATGCTATCGATGGACGGATGACCGTGCTGTGCGCCCGCTGCCAAAGTTAGAGCTCCTTCGCGCTCCTACGTCCGACGCGCAGCTCGGCGTCATGCAGGACGACGTGCGCGGCCGCGCCGAGAACCGGCCGGGAGTTTATCGAATGCTCACGGCGGGCGGCGAGGTCGTGTACGTCGGTAAGTCGAAGCAGCTGCGAACGCGTCTCCTCAGCTATTTTCGCTGCGCCTTCCCCGAGGAGAAAGGCGCGCGCATTCTGCGCGAGGCCGATCGCATCGAGTGGGACTACACGCCGAGCGAGTTCGCGGCGTTGCTCGAGGAGCTGCGACAGATCAAGCGCCTGCGTCCACGATTCAACGTGGCGATGAAGCGCGATGGGCGGAACTTCTGCTTTCTCAAGCTCACCAAGGGATCGGCGCCGAAATTTCTGGTTGTTCGCGGGCCGAGCAACGACGATGCATCGATCTATTACGGGCCGTTCCAGGGTGCGCAACGCGTTGGCGACGCCGTTCGTGAGCTGAACGACGTGCTCGGATTGCGCGATTGCGCAAACGATCAGGGGATGCACTTCGCCGATCAACCGGAATTGTTCAGCATCTTTCCGCGGACGCCCGGCTGCATTCGCTTCGAGGTGAAGAAGTGTGTCGGTCCCTGCGTCGGCGGTTGTACCGCACGGCAGTATCAGGAACGCGTGAAATTGGCGCGCGCGTTTCTGGACGGCGATGACGACGGGCCGATCGAAACGTTGCGCGTGGAGATGGAAGGAGCGAGCGAGCGGCTGGAATTCGAGCGCGCCGCGTCACTGCGCGATAAGCTCCATCGGCTCGAGTCGCTCAAGGAACAATTTTTTCGACTGAAATTTGCCGTCGAGACGCTCTCGTTCGTCTATCCAGTACCAGGGCATGACGGTGCAGATCGCCTGTATCTGATTCGTCGCGGGCGCGTGCGCGCGGAGATGGACTTACCGCGGTCCGGCGACGATCAGGCACGACTGACGTCTCTCGTAGAGCAGGTCTTTTCGCCCGCCGAGCGCCAGACGTCACAGGTCCCGACTCACGAGATCGATGAGTTGCTGCTCCTGTCGAGTTGGTTTCGCCGATTTCCGGCGGAATTGAAGCGAACGCGCGCACCGTCCCTTGGCCTGTCTTCTGCATTGCGTCGTCTCGTACGAACCGCCGCGCGCAGCGGCAGCGACCCTCGGAGCGACGATGGCAACGACGTGGCAGCCGATCACTCTCGTGCAGTGCATCAGCCTGCGCCCGTGGCTGGTCTATCCAGGCTCTGACGAGTCTGGCGGTTGCCACGACCTCACGCTCGGGAAGATCTACGAGATGATGGGCCTCGAAGCGGACGGCGCGTTCTACCGCATCATCGACGATTCGGGCGGCGACTACCTGTACCCCGTCTCACACTTCCGCGTCGTATAGCGCTGGTCCGGCGGCGAGAAGGAGTACGGGGGCTACGTCCTCTAATCAACTCGCAGGTCGATGATCCGCACGCTCGCTACACCGCGAGCGATAGTGAGCACACCCACGCTCGGCATCAGCCTGAATCGGCGTTGTCCAGCCGCCCCCGGATTCACGACTAATCGTCCACCCAAATCGACGATCTTCTGCTGGTGCGTGTGTCCATAGACGATCACGTCGGCGTCATACTTCGCTAACAGGCGCTCCGGCGTCGGGCTGCCCAGCTCGTGACCATGGCTGACATGCACCCGAACACCGGCAATCATCCGCTCGATCGACTGACGCAGCCGCGGGTCGTCGGTCGGATCAGTGTTCCCATACACTGCGTCGACCGGTGCGATCGCGCTGAGCTCTGCGAGCACGCCATCGCCAACATCACCGGCGTGCAGGATCAACTCGACGCCATCGAGCGCACTGAACACATCCGGCCTAACGAGCCCGTGCGTGTCCGAGATCAAGCCGATGTGGTGAGTGCCCTCGTCCACTAGCGTCGACGGCGTGGTGGTCGAGCGCTCTCCGTTCCGCCCTCGCCCCACCGTCGCACCAGCTCGTGCTCCACACCGAGATGATCGAGTACACGTGCGACGACGAAATCGACTAACTCGTCGATCGTCGTCGGACGGTGATAGAAACCCGGTGAGGCCGGCAGCACCACCGCCCCGGCACGGGTCACGCGCAGCATGTTCTCGAGGTGGATCGCGTTGAGCGGTGATTCGCGCGGTACGAGCACCAACGGTCGACGTTCTTTGAGCGCGACGTCAGCCGCACGCTCGACCAATGACCGCGACGCACCGACGCTGATCGCCGACAACGTTCCCATCGAACACGGACAGATCACCATTCCTGCATTGAGCGCCGAGCCCGACGCGGGCGCCGCGCCGCGATCGGCATCATCGAAGAGCGTTACGTGCTCATCCCAGCCACTCGCGCCCGCGCGCGCGCGAAGCTGGTCCGCTGACTTCACTCCGCATTCGGTCTCGAGCAGGCGCAACCCGTGACTCGAGATCACGAGCTGCACGGCACGTCGAGCCCTGATGAGCTGTTCCAGCAGCCGAATGGCGTACGGCGCGCCGGACGCCCCGGTGATCGCAAACACGATCGGGCACTCGGCTGCCATTGGTCTATCGTCTCCAGCCCAACAGCAGCAACGGCCGGATTCGTTCGGCGAGCACGAAGAACAGGAGCGTGATGCTGAGCATGCCGTTCATCATGAAGAATGCGGCGTCGAGCTTCGCGAGATTTCCGGGATGCACGAGCGAATGTTCGTAGAGGAGAATCGCCGCCGCGATGGCCAGGCCGCACCAGTACAAGACGCCGA from Gemmatimonadaceae bacterium includes the following:
- a CDS encoding methyl-accepting chemotaxis protein, whose translation is MTASLSPSSSTTSSLRAATGVPFRIKMAGISAAAVIVTLAVVLIPVYVLSKDLLTQVLGEQVSAVTRSTSVALSGDSLDRIAEHGGQNTNAYRLTRTMLQRMWLANGGSLTDLVNGVAIVRVDTARRFRYLVHSTWQPGQAQFIATWQPPSGLLDSLRAGRGGVTEIYDAGGTKVLTAAAPVRRADGTLAGFVITTLGASALFFNVSRQLQSYIAFPLVAFAIAVIFAYWGAARLTGGIIAIAEHADAVASGTLRHDLEFSSGDEVGALADSFRRMSTSLRALLLEIETGASEVAATAEQLAAGAQQMTASTDQVAGAAHSIAQSATVQTKGINTAVDASTRVADRAFAVAGHARSAQSAADVVARSARRGVSAAEQALESMSAIARVTKDAVPAVNELGEKSQRIGKITDAIGAIARQTNLLALNAAIEASRAGEHGKGFAVVADEVRKLAGESARALDTIRKLATEIRNAAIRTEEHIGQVSDRVAEGESVIRASSVALGQISREIEASRSAVDLIVASADAQREEAAALAKEIESIAVVAEQNAATSQEVSAVVQQQTASMTAVASSSQHLAAIAERLKGSMTQFNL
- a CDS encoding HD domain-containing phosphohydrolase, which produces MSAAAAAVINAPYCLIVDDEERLRQVLMHIMRRDGFRCVEAANGHEALEQLRRYPFSLMLTDLRMPGMDGMELLRHVRNLHADVAIVMITAVPDVQAAVNCLSGGAMDYLTKPFHLEEVRARVSQAMDRRRLILENRHFQERLRVRVEAQASRLEQMFLAGVQALAEALELKDPYTRGHSVRVSQYSSILARTLQLDDEVVRQIELGGHVHDIGKIGVREAVLNKTEKLTDKEYEHIMIHPLVGWRILAPLLGDAPIALNIVRSHHERMDGRGVPDGLSGDAIPLEARIVAVADAIDAMTSGRPYRGNELSLEEALAELRHNAGTQFDEQVVTAVEQAVRSGDLVLLPRNTGQFAAVTGGAKIALV
- a CDS encoding PLP-dependent aspartate aminotransferase family protein; the protein is MTRVFDEDLSPGFGTRAIHAGQRPEPLAGAIMTPVYLTSTYVQDALGEHKGYEYARGKNPTREAFERNVASLEGGRHGFAFASGMGCLDSIMKLFRSGDHIICAENVYGGTFRLFDRVLQHFGLAFSYVDTRDAQRVADAVRPNTRAILVETPTNPLMRITDLTAVGTIALKAGALLIVDNTFSSPYFQRPFQFGADIVYHSTTKYLNGHSDMIGGIAIVTDDELAAKFEFIQNAAGAVAGPFDAWLALRGTKTLHLRMRQHDANGRRIADWLVEQIGPDKVYYAGLPSHPQHELAKRQMTGFGGMISIELGTRERAAHLLGHVKVFSLAESLGGVESLISHPASMTHASVPPEMRAKLGITDGLVRLSCGVEDVEDLLADLQHGFEAIPRAKGGSSREQVAAD
- a CDS encoding M48 family metallopeptidase — its product is MPRVNLTQISSRAWEHPADRAALNTLRAIPGFDEVVRKVAGFFGERGIRQLFLANAVRVSPRQRPRLNQIYTEVLETLDWPTRPQLYVTQTPFVNAGAVGFDDPFIIMNSGTIDTLNEEEQRFILAHELGHIMSGHVTYVTIAIILLNFGVRNLPFLAGMALLPIELALFEWYRKSELSCDRAGLLGVQDLNIAMGTFMRLAGGKPGNDEVSLEEFMTQAEEYETGGGAWDTVLKLLNTAFRSHPFNTVRASELLRWQRSGQYDKIIAGDYLRRGDEGSQPLSEDYVDAAGYYGAKTRETFQQFGDAFSRARDAFNNAWKSNK
- the purD gene encoding phosphoribosylamine--glycine ligase, giving the protein MKVLIVGGGGREHALAWAFKRDNPALTLYAAPGNPGIAKLATCLPIPTSEFDDLVRFARQENVTLTVVGPEAPLAGGIVDRFRAEGLSIFGPTRQAAQIETSKAFSKQLMLDAGVPTARALTCTDVARARGAARELGAPVVIKASGLAAGKGVIVCETIEEADRAIDEMLVQRTFGIAGSELLVEEFMQGEEISVFAITNGEWLVPMVPAQDHKRLLAGDHGPNTGGMGAYAPVTALRGEAQREIVDTILRPTLDALRSRGVRFTGLLYGGLMLTPDGPKVVEFNCRFGDPETQAILPVTSSEGSLVEIMLAAATDSEAPDEDLLSFANGHAVTTVIASAGYPDQPRIGDAISMPRAPEGAIVFHAGTKQGSDGALVTNGGRVLAVTGHATTFEEAQRISREYASRVEFEGMQFRDDIGWRELARLTAAGHAGAT
- the mutM gene encoding bifunctional DNA-formamidopyrimidine glycosylase/DNA-(apurinic or apyrimidinic site) lyase, which produces MPELPETETIARDLDRDVSGARITGVVVKKADVLREVSARELAKRLTGTSITRGWRRAKLVVLDLSSGDHLVVQPRFTGALLIDAGNLPDREKKYSTVEFELHDGRSLHYRDIRRLGTVALMRHARFERYSSALGIEPLDPAFTAEHLSVLLRGSRQAVKKVLMDQREVVGIGNIYANEALWRAGIDPSRAANRLIPEEAARLHSGIVDVLTESIAARGTSFRDYRDASGERGGFVERLAVYGRAGEPCPRCAARLVGTHAIDGRMTVLCARCQS
- a CDS encoding UvrB/UvrC motif-containing protein; its protein translation is MQDDVRGRAENRPGVYRMLTAGGEVVYVGKSKQLRTRLLSYFRCAFPEEKGARILREADRIEWDYTPSEFAALLEELRQIKRLRPRFNVAMKRDGRNFCFLKLTKGSAPKFLVVRGPSNDDASIYYGPFQGAQRVGDAVRELNDVLGLRDCANDQGMHFADQPELFSIFPRTPGCIRFEVKKCVGPCVGGCTARQYQERVKLARAFLDGDDDGPIETLRVEMEGASERLEFERAASLRDKLHRLESLKEQFFRLKFAVETLSFVYPVPGHDGADRLYLIRRGRVRAEMDLPRSGDDQARLTSLVEQVFSPAERQTSQVPTHEIDELLLLSSWFRRFPAELKRTRAPSLGLSSALRRLVRTAARSGSDPRSDDGNDVAADHSRAVHQPAPVAGLSRL
- a CDS encoding metallophosphoesterase family protein — translated: MDEGTHHIGLISDTHGLVRPDVFSALDGVELILHAGDVGDGVLAELSAIAPVDAVYGNTDPTDDPRLRQSIERMIAGVRVHVSHGHELGSPTPERLLAKYDADVIVYGHTHQQKIVDLGGRLVVNPGAAGQRRFRLMPSVGVLTIARGVASVRIIDLRVD
- a CDS encoding flavin prenyltransferase UbiX; protein product: MAAECPIVFAITGASGAPYAIRLLEQLIRARRAVQLVISSHGLRLLETECGVKSADQLRARAGASGWDEHVTLFDDADRGAAPASGSALNAGMVICPCSMGTLSAISVGASRSLVERAADVALKERRPLVLVPRESPLNAIHLENMLRVTRAGAVVLPASPGFYHRPTTIDELVDFVVARVLDHLGVEHELVRRWGEGGTESARPPRRRR